One window of the Rhipicephalus sanguineus isolate Rsan-2018 chromosome 4, BIME_Rsan_1.4, whole genome shotgun sequence genome contains the following:
- the LOC119389658 gene encoding uncharacterized protein LOC119389658, with amino-acid sequence MGEDMATHISVVALNFCEDVRTIDRCGPSLERSVKSRLVLNGRDPPQFRTSVELRPRHVEAEYGVTLVLDTTTMEPTAYREHVLVLPRTVAVSQGESVFCFPPLPSRTVYKSTLVYDTRRADLWYTSAVDLAVVGTLGVPVDDDEEEEGEVVDDAAATSAGDECFDTLNGACVDTDDDDDSSSRL; translated from the exons ATGGGTGAAGACATGGCTACTCACATAAGTGTG GTGGCGCTCAACTTCTGCGAAGACGTGCGCACCATCGACCGTTGCGGCCCTTCTCTGGAGCGCAGCGTCAAGTCGCGCCTGGTGCTGAACGGCCGCGATCCGCCGCAGTTTCGCACCAGCGTCGAGCTCCGGCCCCGGCACGTGGAGGCCGAGTACGGCGTCACGCTCGTGCTCGACACGACAACCATGGAGCCGACGGCGTACCGCGAGCACGTGCTCGTCCTGCCGCGCACCGTGGCCGTGAGCCAGGGCGAGTCGGTGTTCTGCTTCCCGCCGCTGCCCTCGCGCACCGTCTACAAGAGCACGCTGGTGTACGACACCCGCCGTGCCGACCTGTGGTACACGAGCGCCGTCGACCTCGCCGTGGTCGGTACACTGGGCGTGCCCGTGGACGACGACGAAGAGGAGGAGGGCGAAGTCGTGGACGACGCCGCTGCTACTTCGGCGGGCGACGAGTGCTTCGACACCCTCAACGGTGCATGCGTCGACaccgacgatgatgatgattcctCTTCGAGGCTGTGA